In the Aliarcobacter cryaerophilus genome, one interval contains:
- a CDS encoding YqhA family protein — protein MFEKFFENALWKSRFIVILAVIFGFMGSVILFIVASVDVINVAKFIFTTFMDGTHPEHFHEDIVAGIIGAVDLYLIAVVLLIFSFGIYELFISKIDAACSPEDCNSILNISSLDQLKDKIAKVIIMVLVVNYFQRVLHTKYETPLELLYFSLAIVALAVGLYFTGKVGKK, from the coding sequence ATGTTTGAAAAATTTTTTGAAAATGCCCTTTGGAAAAGTAGATTTATAGTAATTCTTGCTGTAATTTTTGGTTTTATGGGTTCTGTAATTTTATTTATTGTTGCAAGCGTTGATGTAATTAATGTAGCAAAATTTATTTTTACAACATTTATGGATGGGACTCATCCTGAACATTTTCATGAAGATATTGTCGCTGGAATTATTGGAGCAGTTGACCTATATTTGATAGCAGTTGTTTTGTTAATATTCTCTTTTGGAATTTATGAATTATTCATTTCAAAAATAGATGCAGCTTGTTCACCTGAAGATTGTAACTCTATTTTAAATATTAGCTCACTAGATCAGCTAAAAGATAAAATAGCAAAAGTTATTATTATGGTTTTAGTAGTAAACTACTTTCAAAGAGTTTTACATACAAAGTATGAAACACCGCTTGAGTTACTATATTTTTCACTAGCAATAGTAGCTCTTGCTGTTGGGCTTTACTTTACAGGTAAAGTTGGAAAAAAATAA
- the hemE gene encoding uroporphyrinogen decarboxylase: MSKIFVDACFRRPTPYTPVWMMRQAGRYLKEYMEVRSKAGNFLNLCHNPKLAAEVTIQPLDIVGVDAAILFSDILVIPNEMGMHLEFLQGEGPVFKDPIKTEADLDKLIGGVEAANKLTYVYETIKLLKQQLPEDKALIGFTGAPWTLATYMIEGQGTKTYNLCKKIMYSNPEFLHKILRKVTDVVKFYLEKQIEAGADVVQIFDSWAAAIEPGRYDEFSWKYMVEIAEYIKERYPHIPVIMFPKGVAAFIERGLVYGNFDVFGVDWGTPMALAKEKLGSKYVLQGNMEPCRLYSKEETTKCVEAIQNVMKGEGHIFNLGHGILPDVPVENAIHFVKECQRVSKK; encoded by the coding sequence ATGTCAAAAATTTTTGTAGATGCATGTTTTAGAAGACCAACTCCTTATACTCCAGTTTGGATGATGAGGCAAGCAGGAAGATATCTAAAAGAGTATATGGAAGTTAGATCAAAAGCAGGAAACTTTTTAAATCTTTGTCATAATCCAAAACTTGCAGCTGAAGTTACTATTCAGCCACTTGATATTGTCGGAGTTGATGCTGCAATTTTATTTAGTGATATTTTAGTAATTCCAAATGAGATGGGTATGCATCTTGAGTTTTTACAAGGAGAAGGGCCTGTTTTTAAAGATCCAATTAAAACTGAAGCTGATTTGGATAAACTAATTGGAGGAGTTGAAGCTGCTAATAAATTAACTTATGTTTATGAAACTATAAAACTTTTAAAACAGCAACTGCCTGAAGATAAAGCTTTAATTGGTTTTACAGGTGCACCTTGGACATTAGCAACTTATATGATTGAAGGACAAGGAACAAAAACATATAATCTTTGTAAAAAAATAATGTATTCAAATCCAGAGTTTTTACATAAAATTTTAAGAAAAGTAACAGATGTTGTTAAATTTTATTTAGAAAAACAAATAGAAGCAGGGGCAGATGTTGTTCAAATATTTGATTCTTGGGCAGCTGCAATTGAACCTGGTCGTTATGATGAGTTCTCTTGGAAATATATGGTTGAAATTGCAGAGTATATAAAAGAGAGATACCCACATATTCCTGTAATTATGTTTCCAAAAGGAGTTGCTGCATTTATTGAAAGAGGGCTTGTTTATGGAAACTTTGATGTATTTGGAGTAGATTGGGGAACACCAATGGCACTTGCTAAAGAGAAACTTGGAAGTAAATATGTACTTCAAGGAAATATGGAGCCATGTAGATTGTACTCTAAAGAAGAGACTACAAAATGTGTTGAAGCAATTCAAAATGTTATGAAAGGTGAGGGGCATATATTTAACTTAGGTCATGGAATACTTCCAGATGTTCCAGTTGAAAATGCTATTCACTTTGTAAAAGAGTGTCAAAGAGTAAGTAAAAAGTAG
- a CDS encoding ComEA family DNA-binding protein, whose amino-acid sequence MKKFVAILAIFSALFLGAIDLQTASKSDLMEIKGIGEKKADAIIEYRKSNTINSADDLKNIKGFGDTIIDNIKKDIKVKSNTSKKDEKNKSKAEDNKESKKTKNSKSDN is encoded by the coding sequence ATGAAAAAATTTGTTGCTATATTAGCTATTTTTAGTGCTTTATTTTTAGGAGCTATTGATCTTCAAACTGCTTCAAAAAGTGACTTAATGGAAATTAAAGGTATTGGTGAGAAAAAAGCAGATGCTATTATTGAGTATAGAAAATCAAATACTATAAACTCTGCTGATGACTTAAAAAACATAAAAGGATTTGGGGATACTATTATTGACAATATAAAAAAGGATATAAAAGTAAAATCTAATACATCTAAAAAAGATGAAAAGAATAAATCAAAAGCTGAAGATAACAAAGAGTCAAAGAAAACTAAAAACTCTAAATCTGACAATTAA